The Metabacillus sediminilitoris genome window below encodes:
- the gltX gene encoding glutamate--tRNA ligase, translated as MTNEVRVRYAPSPTGHLHIGNARTALFNYLFAKNQGGKFIIRIEDTDKKRNIEGGEESQLKYLNWLGIDWDESVDVGGEYGPYRQSERNDIYKKYYDQLLENGLAYKCYCTEEELEKEREEQMARGETPQYSGKHASLTPEEQKSFEAQGLEYSIRFRVPVNKEYRFQDMVKGDISFESEGMGDFVIVKKDGTPTYNFAVAIDDHLMKISHVLRGEDHISNTPKQIMIYEAFGWDIPVFGHMTLIVNENRKKLSKRDESIIQFIEQYEELGYLPEALFNFISLLGWSPGGEEEVYSKDQLIDIFDAARLSKSPAVFDKQKLAWMNNQYIKQLEVEELVKLSLPHLIKAGKVSEQMSDEENDQVRGLIALYQDQMSYGAEIISLTELFFKEDIAYNEEAEQVLSGEQVPVVLSAFVSELENAEDFSAETIKASIKSVQKATGQKGKNLFMPIRVAITGQTHGPDLPKSIAVLGRNKVISRLKNIIS; from the coding sequence ATGACAAATGAAGTAAGGGTACGTTATGCCCCAAGTCCAACAGGACATCTACATATTGGAAATGCAAGAACGGCCTTATTTAATTATTTATTCGCTAAAAATCAAGGCGGGAAGTTTATTATCCGTATTGAAGACACTGATAAAAAACGTAACATTGAAGGCGGGGAAGAAAGTCAGCTAAAGTATTTAAACTGGCTTGGTATTGATTGGGATGAAAGTGTAGATGTCGGCGGTGAGTATGGACCATATCGTCAATCTGAAAGAAATGATATATACAAAAAATATTATGATCAATTATTAGAGAACGGTTTAGCTTATAAATGCTATTGTACGGAAGAGGAGCTAGAAAAAGAACGCGAGGAACAAATGGCTCGTGGAGAAACACCTCAATATTCCGGCAAGCACGCTAGCTTAACTCCTGAAGAGCAAAAGAGCTTTGAGGCGCAAGGGTTAGAATATAGTATTCGTTTTAGGGTCCCAGTGAATAAAGAATATCGCTTTCAAGATATGGTGAAAGGTGATATTTCATTTGAATCAGAGGGCATGGGCGATTTTGTTATTGTGAAAAAAGATGGTACTCCAACATATAACTTCGCGGTAGCAATTGATGATCATTTAATGAAAATTTCCCATGTGTTACGTGGGGAAGATCATATTTCAAATACACCTAAACAAATTATGATTTACGAAGCATTTGGTTGGGATATTCCGGTATTCGGACATATGACATTAATCGTGAATGAAAATCGTAAAAAATTAAGTAAACGTGATGAGTCTATCATCCAATTTATTGAACAATATGAAGAGCTTGGTTATTTACCAGAAGCTTTATTTAATTTTATTTCTTTGCTAGGCTGGTCTCCAGGTGGAGAAGAAGAAGTATATAGCAAAGATCAGTTAATTGATATTTTTGATGCTGCGCGCCTCTCTAAATCCCCTGCAGTTTTTGATAAACAAAAGCTTGCGTGGATGAATAATCAATATATAAAACAGCTTGAAGTAGAGGAACTTGTTAAGCTTTCTTTACCGCATTTAATTAAAGCGGGTAAAGTATCTGAGCAGATGAGTGACGAAGAAAATGACCAAGTTCGCGGTTTGATTGCGTTGTACCAGGATCAAATGAGTTACGGTGCTGAAATTATTAGCCTAACTGAATTGTTTTTTAAAGAGGATATTGCTTATAACGAAGAAGCTGAACAGGTACTCTCTGGTGAACAAGTACCAGTTGTGTTATCTGCATTTGTGTCAGAGTTAGAAAATGCTGAGGACTTTTCAGCAGAAACAATTAAAGCGTCTATTAAATCTGTTCAAAAAGCAACAGGTCAAAAAGGTAAAAATTTATTTATGCCAATTCGTGTTGCAATTACTGGGCAGACTCATGGACCTGATTTACCAAAATCAATTGCTGTATTAGGTAGAAATAAGGTAATTTCAAGATTAAAAAATATTATTAGTTAA
- the disA gene encoding DNA integrity scanning diadenylate cyclase DisA: protein MTDVESKSGEKRLNEILQFVAPGTPMREGIENVLRAKTGGLIVIGHNDKVKDILDGGFSINCTFSSAHLYELAKMDGAIILSDSGNKILYANAQLVPDPSIYSSETGMRHRTAERVAKQTGNLVIAISQRRNVITLYHGELRYALKEIGVILTKANQAIQTLEKYKTVLDHSILNLGALELEDLVTFKEVLQVLHRFEMVLRIKDEINDYVNELGAEGHLIRLQLAELLTGIEGEAVLLIKDYANDKAVDPHQIVKQLQDLSSFELIEDSVLFKLLGYSSFTNIDTPVMSRGYRMLSKIPRLPTIIIENLVTDYKKLKHIMQASVEQLDEVDGIGEVRAKKIIEGMKRLKDQLLIDRHL from the coding sequence ATGACAGATGTAGAGAGTAAATCTGGTGAAAAAAGGCTAAATGAAATTTTGCAATTTGTAGCACCTGGTACGCCAATGCGTGAGGGTATCGAAAATGTCCTTCGTGCAAAAACAGGTGGATTAATTGTCATTGGTCATAATGATAAAGTTAAGGATATTTTAGACGGTGGCTTTTCAATAAATTGTACATTTTCCTCTGCCCACTTGTATGAGTTAGCTAAAATGGATGGGGCGATTATTTTAAGTGACTCTGGTAATAAGATTCTCTATGCAAATGCTCAGCTAGTTCCTGACCCTTCTATTTATTCTTCTGAAACTGGGATGAGACATCGAACAGCTGAACGAGTGGCAAAACAAACAGGTAATTTGGTGATAGCCATTTCACAAAGAAGAAATGTGATTACTCTCTATCATGGTGAACTAAGATATGCACTTAAAGAAATAGGTGTTATTTTAACTAAGGCTAATCAGGCGATCCAAACACTAGAAAAATATAAGACTGTTCTTGATCACTCGATCTTGAATTTAGGTGCATTAGAGCTTGAAGATTTGGTTACTTTTAAAGAAGTGCTGCAAGTGTTGCATCGATTTGAGATGGTATTGCGTATAAAAGATGAAATAAATGATTATGTGAACGAGCTGGGGGCAGAAGGTCATCTTATTAGGTTACAATTGGCAGAGCTCCTTACTGGGATAGAAGGAGAAGCTGTCCTTCTTATTAAGGATTATGCAAATGACAAGGCTGTTGATCCACATCAAATTGTTAAACAGCTTCAAGACCTTTCTAGTTTTGAGCTTATAGAGGATTCAGTCTTATTTAAATTACTTGGGTACTCTTCATTTACAAACATTGATACTCCTGTCATGTCAAGAGGATATCGAATGTTAAGTAAAATTCCTAGATTGCCAACGATTATTATTGAAAATTTAGTGACAGACTATAAAAAGTTGAAACATATTATGCAAGCATCCGTAGAACAATTAGATGAAGTAGATGGAATAGGTGAGGTAAGAGCAAAGAAAATTATTGAAGGGATGAAGAGATTAAAGGATCAGCTTTTAATTGACCGCCATCTATAA
- the ispF gene encoding 2-C-methyl-D-erythritol 2,4-cyclodiphosphate synthase produces the protein MIRIGQGFDVHQLVEGRPLIIGGIEIPYEKGLLGHSDADVLLHTVADACLGAIAEGDIGKHFPDTDPNFKDADSAKLLSHVWNLVKEKGYELGNIDCTIIAQKPKMAPHIDSMRKRIAELLEADLSQVNVKATTTEKLGFTGRQEGIASQATVLIQKHQ, from the coding sequence ATGATTAGAATTGGACAAGGTTTTGATGTACATCAGTTAGTTGAAGGCCGACCTTTAATTATTGGAGGAATCGAGATTCCATATGAAAAAGGGCTGCTAGGACACTCAGATGCTGATGTGTTATTACATACGGTAGCGGATGCTTGCTTAGGGGCGATTGCGGAAGGTGACATTGGAAAACACTTCCCAGATACAGATCCTAATTTTAAAGATGCTGATTCTGCTAAATTGCTCTCACATGTATGGAATCTGGTGAAAGAAAAAGGGTATGAACTTGGTAACATAGATTGTACAATCATTGCACAAAAACCCAAAATGGCTCCACATATAGATTCAATGAGAAAACGGATTGCTGAATTACTTGAGGCAGATCTTTCTCAAGTAAATGTAAAAGCAACGACAACCGAAAAGTTAGGATTTACTGGCCGGCAAGAGGGGATTGCTTCACAAGCAACAGTTTTAATTCAGAAGCATCAATAA
- the cysE gene encoding serine O-acetyltransferase, translating to MLFKMLKEDVEIIFEQDPAARSYFEVILTYSGLHAIWAHRVAHALYKRKFYFFARAISQISRFFTGIEIHPAATIGRRFFIDHGMGVVIGETCEIGDNVTVFQGVTLGGTGKEKGKRHPTIKDHALIATGAKVLGSITVGAYSKIGAGSVVLKDVPDHSTVVGIPGRVVIQNGRKVGQDLNHCDLPDPVADRFKELETELANLKNEVEQLRKGTSEHGDKVVQYAHEGKRNI from the coding sequence ATTTTGTTTAAAATGTTGAAAGAAGACGTAGAAATCATATTTGAACAAGATCCGGCTGCACGGAGTTATTTTGAGGTCATTTTAACGTATTCGGGGCTGCATGCGATTTGGGCACATCGGGTTGCACATGCCTTATACAAAAGAAAGTTCTATTTCTTCGCAAGAGCTATCTCTCAAATAAGTAGGTTTTTTACAGGTATAGAAATCCATCCAGCAGCAACAATAGGCCGAAGGTTTTTTATAGATCATGGAATGGGTGTTGTGATCGGGGAAACGTGTGAAATTGGGGATAATGTTACGGTATTCCAAGGGGTAACACTTGGCGGAACTGGGAAGGAAAAAGGAAAAAGACACCCTACAATTAAGGATCATGCTTTAATTGCTACAGGAGCAAAAGTGTTAGGATCTATCACGGTTGGTGCATACTCTAAAATAGGAGCAGGTTCTGTTGTCCTTAAAGATGTGCCAGATCATTCAACTGTTGTGGGGATTCCTGGTCGGGTGGTCATCCAAAACGGAAGAAAAGTTGGTCAAGATTTAAACCATTGTGATCTGCCAGATCCGGTTGCAGATCGTTTTAAAGAGCTAGAGACAGAGCTTGCAAATTTAAAAAATGAAGTCGAGCAGTTAAGGAAAGGAACGAGTGAACATGGCGATAAAGTTGTACAATACGCTCACGAGGGAAAAAGAAACATTTGA
- the ispD gene encoding 2-C-methyl-D-erythritol 4-phosphate cytidylyltransferase → MKYQVVILAAGQGKRMNAGKNKQFIELEQVPIIIHTLKVFQKHTMCSGIILVINDQEKEDFQKLLEKYDVTKIKAIVSGGSERQYSVHNGLHAVDKGELVLVHDGARPFISHKRIEDLVEKAYETGAATLAVPVKDTIKRVENGKVIETVERSTLWSVQTPQAFQLELILAAHHHANQENYLGTDDASLIERIGKPVSIILGDYTNIKLTTPDDLLLAKAILD, encoded by the coding sequence ATGAAATATCAAGTCGTTATTCTAGCAGCTGGACAAGGGAAACGAATGAATGCTGGTAAAAATAAACAGTTTATTGAACTTGAACAAGTCCCTATCATCATACATACTTTAAAAGTATTTCAAAAGCATACCATGTGCTCAGGAATCATTCTTGTTATTAATGATCAAGAAAAGGAAGATTTTCAAAAACTATTAGAAAAGTATGATGTTACAAAAATAAAAGCGATCGTGTCAGGTGGAAGTGAGAGACAGTATAGTGTGCATAATGGATTACATGCTGTTGATAAAGGTGAGCTGGTTCTTGTTCATGATGGAGCTAGACCGTTTATTTCGCATAAAAGAATTGAAGATTTAGTAGAAAAAGCTTATGAAACAGGGGCAGCAACATTAGCAGTCCCTGTAAAGGATACGATAAAACGGGTTGAAAATGGGAAAGTCATTGAAACAGTGGAACGTTCTACACTATGGTCAGTGCAAACCCCGCAGGCATTTCAACTCGAGCTTATACTTGCTGCCCATCATCATGCGAATCAAGAAAACTATCTTGGTACAGATGATGCCAGCCTAATTGAACGAATTGGAAAGCCCGTTTCGATCATCTTAGGGGATTACACAAATATTAAATTAACAACACCAGATGATTTACTACTAGCAAAGGCTATCCTTGATTGA
- the radA gene encoding DNA repair protein RadA: protein MAKTKVKFICQSCGYESPKWMGKCPGCGEWNKMTEEILKPVSPRKATFAHSNQTVQKPSPITNIETTQEPRIFTNLKEFNRVLGSGIVKGSLVLIGGDPGIGKSTLLLQVSSQLADNGHDVLYISGEESVKQTKLRADRLGVKADKLFVLSETDMSYISQAIEETNPSFVVVDSIQTVFHSELSSAPGSVSQVRESTADLMRIAKTKGIAIFIVGHVTKEGSIAGPRLLEHMVDTVLYFEGERHHTYRILRAVKNRFGSTNEMGIFEMKESGLEEVKNPSEIFLEERSKGAAGSTVVASMEGTRPVLVEIQALISPTSFGNPRRMATGIDHNRVPLLMAVLEKRVGLLLQNQDAYLKVAGGIKLDEPAIDLAVAVSIASSFKDAPPKPTDVIIGEVGLTGEVRRVSRIEQRVIEAAKLGFKRAIIPEANIGGWSPPDNIEIVGIKNVAEALHKTLGG, encoded by the coding sequence ATCACCGAAATGGATGGGTAAATGCCCAGGTTGTGGAGAATGGAATAAAATGACAGAGGAGATTTTGAAGCCTGTATCGCCAAGAAAGGCTACTTTTGCTCATTCCAACCAAACCGTTCAAAAACCTTCCCCGATTACAAATATCGAAACAACCCAAGAACCAAGGATTTTTACAAATTTAAAAGAATTTAACCGTGTATTAGGAAGCGGTATTGTTAAAGGGTCTCTCGTGTTAATTGGTGGTGATCCTGGTATTGGTAAGTCTACGCTTCTGCTGCAAGTATCCTCCCAATTAGCAGATAATGGTCACGATGTCTTATATATATCCGGAGAAGAATCTGTTAAACAAACGAAATTAAGAGCAGATCGCTTAGGAGTAAAAGCAGATAAACTATTCGTCTTATCAGAAACAGATATGAGTTATATTTCTCAGGCAATTGAGGAAACAAACCCTTCATTTGTTGTTGTTGATTCCATTCAAACGGTATTCCATAGTGAATTAAGCTCAGCTCCAGGAAGTGTATCACAAGTAAGAGAATCAACAGCAGATCTAATGAGAATTGCTAAAACAAAAGGTATCGCTATTTTTATTGTCGGTCATGTTACAAAGGAAGGATCAATTGCTGGTCCGCGTTTATTAGAGCACATGGTAGATACTGTACTCTACTTTGAAGGAGAAAGACATCATACATACCGCATTTTACGAGCCGTGAAGAATCGTTTTGGATCAACGAATGAAATGGGTATTTTTGAGATGAAGGAATCAGGTTTAGAAGAAGTAAAAAATCCTTCAGAAATATTTTTAGAAGAAAGATCGAAAGGTGCTGCTGGATCAACGGTAGTAGCCTCAATGGAGGGAACTAGACCGGTTCTTGTTGAAATTCAGGCATTAATTTCACCTACAAGCTTTGGTAATCCAAGGAGAATGGCAACAGGTATCGATCATAATCGTGTCCCATTATTAATGGCAGTGTTAGAGAAACGTGTAGGACTCCTTCTGCAAAATCAAGATGCCTATTTGAAGGTTGCGGGTGGAATTAAACTTGATGAACCAGCTATCGATTTAGCTGTTGCTGTAAGTATTGCTTCAAGCTTTAAAGATGCACCACCAAAACCAACAGATGTCATAATTGGTGAAGTTGGTTTAACTGGAGAGGTTAGAAGAGTTTCGAGGATTGAGCAAAGGGTCATAGAAGCTGCAAAGCTTGGATTTAAGCGGGCGATTATTCCTGAAGCAAATATTGGTGGGTGGAGTCCTCCGGATAACATTGAGATCGTTGGGATAAAAAATGTAGCTGAGGCCCTCCATAAAACGTTAGGAGGATAG
- a CDS encoding Mini-ribonuclease 3, with protein MFLDLEEIKDSKHLNSLALAYIGDAVFEIYVRHHLLANGNIRPNQLHNQAKRFVSAKAQARILHHLFTFENFSEEEEAVIRRGRNAKSGTIPKNTDVQTYRYSTAFEALIGYLYLEKKHTRLEELIQEAFQFITLEERRKN; from the coding sequence ATGTTTTTAGATTTAGAAGAAATAAAGGATTCTAAGCATTTGAATAGCTTAGCTTTGGCATATATTGGTGATGCTGTATTTGAAATTTATGTAAGACATCACCTTTTGGCTAATGGGAATATTCGACCAAACCAGCTTCATAATCAAGCTAAAAGGTTTGTGTCAGCAAAGGCTCAAGCAAGGATATTGCATCACTTATTTACGTTTGAGAATTTTTCTGAAGAGGAAGAGGCTGTCATTAGACGAGGCCGAAATGCAAAGTCAGGTACAATTCCTAAAAATACAGATGTACAAACTTATCGATATAGTACGGCGTTTGAAGCATTGATCGGATATCTTTACCTGGAAAAGAAACATACTCGATTAGAAGAACTAATTCAAGAGGCTTTTCAATTTATTACACTCGAAGAAAGGAGGAAGAATTAA
- a CDS encoding PIN/TRAM domain-containing protein, with product MLIKRIIQLLFLSIGGMLGILFMPELLRILNMQDIPFINTPYTLAVLGAIVFFVATFWLVDYVVNWIKVLEEAVVKAPVTDVLFGSLGLIFGLIIAFLIGIPLNEIQYPVFNTIIPIFLTLLLGYLGFQIGFKKRDELINLFSTQNRIGKKKGAAEEESEIEDKKLKILDTSVIIDGRIADICQTGFLEGTIVIPQFVLEELQHIADSSDVLKRNRGRRGLDILNRIQKELAINVEIYEGDFEDIQEVDSKLVKLAKLTSGVVVTNDFNLNKVCELQKVHVLNINDLANAVKPVVLPGEEMNVQVIKDGKEHNQGIAYLDDGTMIVVEEGRNYIGKHIDVLVTSVLQTSAGRMIFAKPKLLEKAL from the coding sequence ATGTTAATAAAGCGCATTATACAGTTATTATTTCTAAGTATAGGTGGTATGTTAGGAATCCTTTTTATGCCAGAACTACTTAGAATATTAAATATGCAAGACATACCTTTTATTAATACACCTTATACTTTAGCTGTATTAGGTGCAATTGTTTTTTTTGTAGCAACATTTTGGTTAGTAGATTATGTCGTAAATTGGATTAAGGTCTTGGAAGAGGCTGTTGTCAAAGCACCTGTAACAGATGTGTTATTTGGTAGTTTAGGTTTAATATTTGGCCTTATAATTGCTTTTCTTATTGGTATTCCTTTAAATGAAATTCAATATCCAGTGTTTAATACAATCATTCCAATCTTTTTAACATTACTACTTGGATATTTAGGATTTCAAATTGGTTTTAAAAAGCGAGATGAATTGATCAATCTTTTTTCTACACAAAATCGAATCGGTAAGAAAAAGGGTGCAGCAGAAGAAGAAAGTGAAATAGAAGATAAAAAACTAAAAATTTTAGATACAAGTGTTATTATCGATGGTCGTATTGCGGATATTTGTCAAACCGGCTTTTTGGAAGGAACAATTGTTATTCCTCAATTTGTGCTAGAAGAGCTTCAACATATTGCCGATTCGTCTGATGTATTAAAACGCAACAGAGGTCGCAGAGGGCTAGATATACTAAATAGAATTCAAAAAGAGCTTGCGATTAATGTAGAAATTTATGAAGGTGATTTTGAGGATATACAAGAGGTTGATAGCAAGCTAGTGAAATTGGCGAAGTTGACTTCCGGTGTAGTTGTGACAAATGACTTTAATTTGAATAAAGTATGTGAACTGCAAAAAGTGCATGTTCTCAATATTAATGATTTAGCTAATGCCGTTAAGCCTGTAGTACTCCCTGGTGAAGAAATGAACGTACAAGTGATAAAAGATGGGAAAGAACATAATCAAGGCATCGCTTATTTAGATGATGGCACGATGATCGTTGTTGAAGAAGGACGAAACTATATTGGTAAACATATAGATGTGCTTGTAACAAGTGTTCTGCAAACTTCTGCAGGAAGAATGATCTTTGCTAAACCTAAATTATTAGAGAAGGCATTATAA
- the cysS gene encoding cysteine--tRNA ligase — MAIKLYNTLTREKETFEPLEKGKVKMYVCGPTVYNYIHIGNARPAIVYDTVRRYLEYSGYEVNYVSNFTDVDDKLIKAANELGEDVPTIADRFIDAYFEDVSALGCKRATVHPRVTESIDIIIDFIQALIDKGYAYEAGGDVYYKTREFKEYGKLSHQSIDELRLGNRIDIGEKKQDALDFVLWKAAKEGEISWESPWGHGRPGWHIECSAMAKKYLGDTIDIHAGGQDLTFPHHENEIAQSEALNEKLFAKYWMHNGYININNEKMSKSLGNFVLVHDIIKEIDPQVVRFFMLSVHYRHPINFSQELLESTKNAFERLKTSYANLQHRKNSSTNLTDDNEAWISKIHDYRDQFKKEMDDDFNTANAVSVLFDLAKQANYYLQELNTSEEVIQAFLNEFDQLGDVLGVNFSQTELLDAEIDELIEKRIQARKDRNFALADEIRDQLKEMNIILEDTPQGTRWKRIVE; from the coding sequence ATGGCGATAAAGTTGTACAATACGCTCACGAGGGAAAAAGAAACATTTGAGCCTCTTGAAAAAGGGAAAGTTAAAATGTATGTATGTGGTCCTACCGTATATAACTATATCCATATTGGGAATGCCAGACCAGCAATCGTTTATGATACAGTTCGCAGATATTTAGAGTACAGCGGGTATGAAGTAAACTATGTATCAAATTTTACGGATGTTGATGATAAATTAATCAAAGCTGCTAACGAATTAGGTGAAGATGTACCAACAATTGCAGATCGTTTTATTGATGCTTATTTTGAAGATGTTTCTGCACTTGGCTGTAAACGTGCAACAGTTCACCCGCGCGTTACAGAGAGCATTGATATCATTATTGATTTTATTCAGGCTTTAATTGATAAAGGCTATGCTTATGAAGCTGGCGGGGATGTCTATTATAAAACAAGAGAGTTTAAAGAATACGGAAAACTCTCCCACCAGTCAATTGATGAATTACGGTTAGGTAATCGTATTGATATCGGCGAGAAAAAACAAGATGCACTTGATTTTGTTTTATGGAAAGCAGCTAAAGAAGGCGAAATTTCTTGGGAAAGTCCATGGGGACATGGTCGTCCAGGCTGGCACATTGAATGCTCGGCGATGGCGAAAAAGTACCTTGGTGATACAATTGATATCCATGCAGGCGGTCAGGATTTAACATTTCCTCATCATGAAAATGAAATTGCTCAATCTGAAGCTTTAAATGAAAAATTATTTGCAAAGTATTGGATGCATAACGGATATATTAATATTAATAATGAAAAGATGTCGAAGTCATTAGGTAACTTCGTCCTTGTTCACGATATCATAAAAGAAATTGACCCGCAGGTTGTCCGATTCTTTATGCTGTCTGTTCATTATCGACATCCGATTAATTTTTCACAAGAACTGCTTGAAAGTACAAAAAATGCGTTTGAACGATTAAAGACTTCATATGCTAATCTTCAACACCGTAAAAATAGCAGCACAAATTTAACGGATGATAATGAAGCATGGATAAGTAAGATTCATGATTATCGTGATCAATTCAAGAAAGAAATGGATGATGACTTTAATACAGCAAATGCAGTTTCTGTTTTGTTTGACTTAGCGAAACAAGCAAATTATTACTTACAAGAACTAAATACTTCAGAAGAAGTCATTCAAGCATTCCTTAATGAATTTGATCAATTAGGAGACGTTTTAGGGGTGAATTTTTCCCAGACAGAACTTTTAGATGCAGAAATTGATGAATTGATCGAAAAACGTATTCAAGCGAGAAAAGATCGTAATTTCGCATTAGCGGATGAAATTAGAGATCAATTAAAAGAAATGAATATTATTTTAGAGGATACTCCTCAAGGAACAAGATGGAAGCGAATCGTGGAATGA